A region from the Chitinophaga sp. Cy-1792 genome encodes:
- a CDS encoding alpha/beta fold hydrolase — MSSANTYNRRNFLSSAAKFLVASELALFGLPVAAKANTATAATEKTNNSNNSGASFQHIKQINAGVLNVGYAEAGPANGPVVLLLHGWPYDIHTYAEVAPILAAKGYRVIVPYLRGYGSTTFLSEKTMRNGQQSAIAADIIALMDALKIERAIIGGCDWGARTADIIAALWPERTKGLVSVSGYLIGNRDTAGTPLLPAAEQQWWYQYYFATARGKAGYTQHTNEFAKLIWQTASPKWNFDEATFNRSAAAFSNPDHVEIVVHNYRWRLGLADGETQYDALERKLATAPAINVPAITLEGDANGAPHPPENSYAGKFTGKYLHKTLTGGIGHNLPQEAPAAFAAAIMEVDRF; from the coding sequence ATGTCATCAGCAAATACATACAACCGTCGTAACTTCCTCAGCAGCGCAGCAAAATTCCTGGTAGCATCAGAACTGGCCCTGTTCGGACTGCCAGTTGCGGCAAAAGCAAATACCGCTACAGCAGCAACAGAAAAGACCAATAACAGCAACAACAGTGGTGCATCTTTCCAGCATATAAAACAGATAAATGCCGGTGTACTGAATGTAGGCTATGCCGAAGCTGGCCCGGCGAATGGTCCTGTGGTATTGTTGTTGCATGGATGGCCATACGACATCCATACCTATGCGGAAGTGGCACCTATCCTTGCAGCCAAAGGCTATCGCGTGATCGTTCCTTATCTCAGGGGTTACGGCAGTACTACCTTCCTTTCTGAAAAAACAATGCGTAATGGCCAGCAATCAGCGATTGCTGCCGATATCATCGCACTGATGGATGCCTTAAAGATAGAGCGGGCTATCATCGGCGGCTGCGACTGGGGCGCAAGAACAGCGGATATTATCGCAGCCCTATGGCCGGAGCGAACCAAAGGGCTGGTATCCGTCAGCGGTTACCTGATCGGAAACAGGGATACAGCCGGCACACCATTATTGCCTGCGGCAGAACAGCAATGGTGGTACCAGTATTATTTTGCTACAGCAAGAGGAAAAGCAGGATACACACAGCATACCAATGAATTTGCAAAACTCATCTGGCAAACGGCCTCTCCGAAATGGAACTTCGATGAGGCCACCTTTAACAGAAGTGCGGCAGCATTCAGTAATCCGGACCATGTGGAGATCGTGGTACATAATTACCGCTGGAGATTAGGACTGGCGGATGGAGAAACCCAGTACGATGCACTTGAACGCAAATTAGCCACTGCTCCTGCTATCAACGTACCAGCCATTACGCTGGAAGGCGATGCCAACGGGGCGCCACATCCACCTGAAAATTCCTACGCAGGAAAATTTACCGGTAAATATCTTCATAAAACACTAACGGGAGGCATCGGCCATAATCTGCCGCAGGAAGCGCCAGCGGCTTTTGCAGCAGCAATTATGGAAGTAGACAGGTTCTAG
- a CDS encoding c-type cytochrome domain-containing protein, which yields MMKWNRIRWQDAGSQLLFAANSFALVLFIAGSNIAVPAWLQVMGRMHPLVLHFPIVLLMLGALLLFIQLRDPAVNQWKIQFTSWLLLAAALSTCVTVIMGLLLAREDGYTSDGNIQWHKWGGMTVLWAASALYWLRGYAKAWLPKTGAILTVILLLLTGHWGADITHGNNFVLAPVTPRNSTVPFGKALAYEHLVKPILQEKCMNCHNAGKAKGGLSMELPQQLLAGGKSGKLFIPGNPAVSLLIERLHLPTDDKKHMPPAGKSQLTDEEVNILYYWIRDGADFKAAVASLPAHDSLRMLATTRLQPSASPEPVYDFAAADDKLVQKLSNNYRVVYPISLHAAPLVANWYNKDKFNIQSVSELLPLKAQLIEMHLQKMPVQDADLDILAQFKELRVLNLSFTNITGNTLAALAKLPHLKSLSLSGTPVTQQQLQQLKSAPALQELFLWNTSLSANDFAQVQKNFSKVNIVRGFTNDQGEQLKLNQPVVLNTAAVFRNTMTLKMQHPVKGVEIRYTTDGTPPDSTQSPVFKDSLVITDNMTIRAIACKKGWYASDPLQLSFSKTTYVPDSVLLLNQPEGTYLAEGGKTLIDGQKGGTDFGNGKWIGYTKNKLEAMVSFPQQVPVRSVTIGTIHNINSYIFLPQQVEIWGGSDAQHLRLLKKVIPAPNKKDDPVTAMNIDCTFATTQVSCMKIVMTPVVIPAWHPGKGKHAWVFADEFLFN from the coding sequence ATGATGAAATGGAATCGTATCCGATGGCAGGATGCCGGCAGTCAGCTTCTATTTGCTGCCAATAGCTTTGCACTGGTGTTATTTATTGCAGGCAGCAACATCGCTGTACCAGCCTGGTTACAGGTGATGGGGCGCATGCACCCGCTGGTACTACATTTCCCGATTGTATTACTCATGCTGGGCGCCCTGTTATTGTTCATACAACTCCGTGACCCCGCTGTCAACCAGTGGAAAATACAGTTCACTTCCTGGCTGCTCCTGGCGGCGGCGCTCAGTACATGCGTTACCGTTATCATGGGGCTGCTCCTCGCCCGGGAAGATGGGTATACCAGCGATGGAAATATCCAATGGCATAAATGGGGCGGCATGACCGTTTTATGGGCTGCTTCGGCGCTGTACTGGCTGCGTGGATATGCAAAGGCCTGGCTACCGAAAACCGGCGCCATACTAACGGTTATATTGCTGCTCCTGACCGGCCATTGGGGCGCCGACATCACACATGGCAATAACTTCGTGCTTGCTCCGGTGACACCGCGCAATAGCACCGTGCCTTTCGGGAAAGCCCTCGCCTATGAACATCTTGTAAAACCCATCCTGCAAGAGAAATGCATGAATTGCCATAATGCCGGCAAAGCAAAAGGTGGTCTCTCCATGGAATTACCGCAACAGCTGCTGGCAGGCGGCAAAAGCGGAAAATTGTTTATTCCGGGCAACCCTGCGGTAAGCCTGCTGATAGAACGCCTGCATCTACCTACAGATGATAAAAAACATATGCCTCCTGCCGGTAAGTCGCAGCTCACCGATGAAGAGGTTAATATCCTTTATTACTGGATCAGGGATGGTGCAGATTTTAAAGCAGCTGTTGCGTCACTGCCAGCGCATGATAGTCTGCGAATGCTGGCCACCACCCGCTTACAGCCATCTGCTTCTCCAGAACCAGTATATGATTTTGCTGCCGCAGATGATAAACTGGTACAAAAGCTGAGTAATAATTACCGCGTCGTATATCCGATATCGTTACATGCCGCTCCGCTGGTAGCGAACTGGTACAACAAAGACAAATTCAATATTCAGTCTGTCAGTGAGTTGTTACCGCTGAAGGCGCAGCTGATAGAAATGCACCTGCAGAAAATGCCGGTACAGGATGCTGACCTGGATATACTAGCTCAATTCAAAGAATTGCGGGTGCTCAACCTGAGCTTCACCAATATTACAGGGAATACACTGGCAGCACTGGCTAAGCTGCCTCATTTGAAAAGTCTTTCCCTATCCGGTACGCCGGTAACACAGCAACAGTTGCAGCAGTTGAAGTCTGCTCCTGCTTTACAGGAGCTTTTCCTGTGGAACACCAGCCTGTCGGCAAATGATTTCGCGCAGGTACAAAAAAACTTCAGTAAGGTAAATATCGTAAGAGGGTTTACCAACGACCAGGGGGAACAACTGAAACTCAATCAGCCTGTAGTACTGAATACAGCAGCGGTTTTCAGGAATACCATGACGTTAAAAATGCAGCATCCGGTAAAAGGAGTTGAAATACGTTATACTACTGACGGCACCCCACCTGACAGTACGCAGTCGCCGGTATTTAAAGATAGCCTGGTGATTACGGATAATATGACCATACGTGCTATTGCCTGCAAGAAGGGCTGGTATGCCAGTGATCCGCTGCAGCTGTCGTTCAGCAAAACGACTTATGTTCCGGACAGTGTGCTGCTGCTCAATCAACCGGAAGGTACCTATCTCGCCGAAGGCGGCAAGACACTGATTGATGGACAGAAAGGCGGTACAGACTTCGGCAATGGTAAATGGATCGGCTATACGAAAAACAAACTGGAAGCAATGGTTAGCTTTCCACAGCAAGTACCTGTCAGATCAGTGACCATAGGCACTATCCATAACATTAATTCCTATATCTTCCTGCCACAACAGGTGGAAATATGGGGTGGCAGTGATGCACAGCATCTACGGTTGCTGAAGAAGGTGATTCCTGCTCCGAATAAAAAAGATGATCCTGTTACGGCCATGAATATAGATTGCACGTTTGCGACTACGCAGGTATCTTGTATGAAGATAGTGATGACACCAGTTGTTATTCCGGCCTGGCATCCGGGAAAAGGCAAGCATGCGTGGGTCTTTGCAGATGAATTTTTATTCAATTAA
- a CDS encoding DUF1501 domain-containing protein, translating to MKNEFLEHHLNMNRRKFLSRLSLGIGSAALGSLLIPGLFNSSSAEEAPFIPGMPHFAPKAKRIIYLFQNGAPSQLESFDYKPKLREMMGQELPPSIRMGQRLTGMTAGQSSFPLVGSHFDFKQYGEARAWVSDIFPHTAKIVDDICIVRSMFTEAINHDPALTFFQTGAQQGNRASFGSWMSYGLGSENKNLPAFCVLLSRGKGNGQGVYSKLWSNGFLDSIHQGVQFSSGDNPVLYLNNPDGIDMANRRQMLDQLAALNDQSYKDFGDPEISTKIQQYEMAYRMQTAVPELTDLSKESDDIIKLYGPECLVPGTFAANCLLARKLSENGVRFVQLYHQGWDQHGNLPNDMAGQAMDVDRASAALITDLKQRGLLDETLVIWGGEFGRTNYCQGKITTDNYGRDHHPRCFSIWMAGGGVKPGIVYGETDEFGYNITKDPVHVHDFHATVLHLMGLDHEKLTFKHQGRRYRLTDVAGKVIPGLMA from the coding sequence ATGAAAAACGAATTCCTGGAGCATCACCTGAACATGAACCGCCGTAAATTCCTGTCGCGGCTAAGTTTAGGCATCGGAAGCGCGGCCTTAGGTTCTTTGCTGATACCTGGCCTGTTTAACAGCAGCAGTGCGGAAGAGGCGCCCTTCATTCCCGGCATGCCACATTTTGCACCCAAAGCCAAAAGGATTATTTACCTCTTCCAGAACGGCGCACCTTCGCAACTGGAGAGCTTCGACTATAAACCCAAACTACGCGAAATGATGGGCCAGGAGTTGCCGCCATCTATCCGGATGGGGCAAAGACTTACCGGCATGACCGCCGGCCAGTCGTCGTTTCCGCTGGTAGGCTCTCATTTCGATTTTAAACAATATGGAGAAGCCCGTGCATGGGTAAGCGATATCTTCCCGCATACGGCTAAAATTGTCGATGATATCTGCATCGTACGATCTATGTTTACCGAGGCGATCAACCACGACCCTGCCCTTACTTTTTTCCAGACAGGTGCACAGCAGGGAAACCGTGCCAGCTTTGGTTCCTGGATGAGTTATGGCCTAGGCAGCGAAAACAAAAACCTGCCGGCATTCTGTGTGTTACTCTCGCGCGGTAAAGGCAATGGCCAGGGCGTGTATTCCAAACTATGGTCCAATGGCTTCCTCGACAGCATTCACCAGGGCGTACAATTCAGCAGTGGCGATAACCCTGTGTTATACCTCAATAACCCTGATGGTATCGACATGGCTAACCGCCGCCAGATGCTCGATCAGTTGGCAGCACTCAATGATCAATCGTACAAAGACTTTGGTGACCCTGAGATCAGCACCAAAATCCAGCAATATGAGATGGCCTACCGTATGCAGACAGCAGTTCCGGAACTCACCGATCTCTCCAAAGAATCTGACGATATCATCAAACTATATGGCCCCGAATGTCTTGTTCCCGGCACCTTTGCAGCCAATTGCCTGCTGGCAAGAAAGCTGTCGGAAAATGGTGTACGCTTCGTACAGCTCTACCACCAGGGATGGGACCAGCATGGCAACCTGCCTAACGACATGGCCGGGCAAGCCATGGACGTAGACCGCGCCTCTGCTGCACTCATCACAGACCTTAAGCAACGCGGCCTGCTGGATGAAACACTGGTAATATGGGGCGGTGAATTTGGCAGAACAAATTATTGCCAGGGTAAAATAACAACAGACAACTACGGCCGTGATCACCACCCACGCTGCTTTTCCATATGGATGGCCGGTGGTGGCGTAAAACCAGGTATCGTATATGGAGAAACCGACGAGTTTGGCTACAATATCACCAAAGACCCCGTGCATGTACACGATTTTCATGCCACCGTACTACATCTTATGGGACTCGACCACGAAAAGCTCACATTCAAACACCAGGGGCGCCGTTACCGCCTCACAGATGTTGCCGGGAAAGTTATACCGGGACTGATGGCCTAA
- a CDS encoding PSD1 and planctomycete cytochrome C domain-containing protein, translating into MFQRYVQAAACILTLCTACNHPAAKDNSAETMPEIVDYNFHIRPILSDKCFACHGPDANKREAGLRLDIGDSAYKALRDAPGAHALVPGNPMASAVFQRISSTDTSMRMPPPSSNMALSSFEVKLIEKWIKQGAKYKPHWAFVAPVSPAIPVVTDPKWARNEIDAFTLAKMKEKGLSPNPVADQERLLKRLSLDLTGLPPTAERMERFARDTSANGYERMVDELLQDSAYGEKMAVHWMDVARYADSHGYQDDNYRSMWPWRDWVIHAFNTNLSYKDFVTWQIAGDMMPNATREQLLASAFNRNHKITEEGGVIDEEYRIEYVTDRTNTFGKSLLGVTIECAHCHDHKYDPFSQKEYYQLFAFFNNVKEVGLESVVGGPETYAKKPFMEISKEDLQGVLHFLNKQDTNRLIVSVMGERDTTRKTYILGRGNYDNPTIEVMPGTPTAILPFSNTAYPANRLGLAYWLFDAKNPLTARVYVNQLWQEFFGRGIVKSTGDFGMQGDLPTNPALLDWLAADFEQHGWNIKRLVKQLVMSATYRQSAVITPEKLKADPENIYLSRGPRFRLPAETVRDIVLQSSGLLVHEVGGPSVKPYQPKGLWEQATSGRGQLATYRQDHGKSLYRRGLYTFIKRTVPPPSMMIFDASNRDQCEVKRAATNTPLQALMMLNDPTVLEASRVLASSLMQQGGATQQQIQQAFHLIVCRTAQPSETATLLKYYQQQQDYYKKQPANAAKLLHHGEYPMATNLDQASWAAMMQVITTIYNLEETLSKT; encoded by the coding sequence ATGTTCCAGCGTTATGTACAGGCAGCAGCCTGCATCCTCACCCTTTGTACCGCCTGTAACCACCCGGCGGCAAAGGATAATTCGGCAGAAACAATGCCGGAGATCGTGGATTACAACTTCCACATCCGGCCTATTCTGTCCGACAAGTGTTTTGCATGTCATGGCCCCGATGCCAACAAACGCGAAGCAGGGTTACGTCTCGATATTGGCGACAGCGCCTACAAAGCGCTGCGCGATGCGCCTGGCGCCCATGCCCTGGTACCGGGAAACCCCATGGCCTCCGCGGTATTCCAGCGCATCAGCTCCACAGACACCTCCATGCGTATGCCACCCCCATCTTCCAATATGGCGCTCAGCAGTTTTGAAGTGAAGCTGATAGAAAAGTGGATCAAACAGGGTGCGAAATACAAGCCTCACTGGGCTTTTGTAGCGCCGGTGTCGCCAGCGATACCAGTGGTGACAGACCCTAAATGGGCCCGCAATGAAATAGATGCCTTTACGCTGGCGAAAATGAAGGAAAAAGGGCTCTCCCCCAATCCCGTTGCCGACCAGGAGCGACTGCTCAAACGCCTCTCCCTTGACCTTACCGGACTACCGCCCACGGCTGAACGAATGGAGCGCTTTGCCCGCGATACCAGCGCCAATGGCTATGAACGAATGGTAGATGAACTGCTGCAGGACAGCGCCTACGGCGAAAAAATGGCTGTCCACTGGATGGACGTAGCCCGCTACGCAGATTCTCACGGGTACCAGGACGATAACTACCGCAGTATGTGGCCATGGCGCGACTGGGTAATACACGCTTTCAATACCAACCTCTCCTACAAGGATTTTGTGACCTGGCAGATCGCCGGGGATATGATGCCCAACGCTACCCGGGAACAACTGCTGGCATCCGCCTTTAACCGCAACCATAAAATTACGGAAGAAGGTGGTGTGATAGATGAAGAATACCGTATCGAATACGTGACAGACCGCACCAATACCTTCGGGAAAAGTCTGCTCGGCGTAACCATAGAGTGCGCCCACTGTCACGATCATAAATATGATCCTTTTTCACAAAAGGAATACTACCAGCTTTTTGCCTTCTTCAATAACGTAAAGGAAGTAGGACTGGAATCTGTTGTTGGCGGCCCTGAAACCTATGCTAAAAAGCCTTTTATGGAGATTTCAAAAGAAGATCTTCAGGGTGTACTGCATTTCCTCAACAAGCAGGATACCAACCGGCTGATTGTATCAGTGATGGGCGAAAGAGATACCACCAGGAAAACGTATATCCTTGGCCGTGGCAACTACGACAACCCTACCATTGAAGTAATGCCAGGCACGCCAACGGCTATACTGCCTTTCAGCAATACGGCTTATCCGGCTAACAGGCTGGGCCTCGCCTACTGGTTGTTTGACGCTAAAAACCCACTGACAGCACGTGTATACGTGAACCAGTTATGGCAGGAATTTTTTGGCAGAGGCATCGTGAAAAGTACCGGCGACTTCGGCATGCAGGGCGACCTGCCTACCAATCCCGCCCTGCTCGACTGGCTCGCAGCGGACTTTGAGCAACATGGCTGGAATATAAAAAGACTGGTGAAACAATTGGTGATGTCGGCCACCTACCGGCAGTCTGCCGTTATCACCCCGGAAAAATTGAAAGCCGACCCGGAGAACATCTATCTTTCCAGGGGGCCGCGTTTCAGGCTGCCGGCAGAAACCGTGCGTGATATTGTACTACAAAGCAGCGGGCTACTGGTACACGAGGTTGGTGGGCCCAGCGTAAAACCTTACCAGCCTAAAGGACTCTGGGAGCAGGCTACCTCCGGCCGCGGACAGCTGGCCACCTACCGGCAGGACCATGGCAAAAGCCTATACCGTCGCGGACTGTACACCTTCATTAAAAGAACAGTACCACCGCCTTCCATGATGATATTCGATGCCAGCAACCGTGATCAGTGCGAAGTGAAACGCGCTGCCACCAACACACCACTGCAGGCACTGATGATGCTCAACGACCCTACCGTCCTGGAAGCCTCCAGGGTACTGGCTTCCAGCCTAATGCAGCAGGGCGGCGCCACCCAGCAGCAGATTCAGCAGGCCTTTCATCTGATTGTTTGTCGCACCGCACAACCATCCGAAACAGCCACCCTGCTGAAATACTACCAGCAACAACAGGACTATTATAAAAAGCAGCCCGCAAATGCTGCCAAACTATTGCACCACGGAGAATACCCGATGGCAACGAACCTGGACCAGGCCTCCTGGGCGGCCATGATGCAGGTTATCACCACCATTTATAACCTGGAAGAAACATTGTCCAAGACATAA
- a CDS encoding RagB/SusD family nutrient uptake outer membrane protein, whose translation MKKRFLLYIIGIGAVLSSCSKSFLDEDPLSIYTPDNSLQTSTQYQQATNNLYNGVRNIFMGNINLDTYFGLYYATDFAYNATDYDPAAKLNAYKATMVPSYFIPQGIWTAYYKIITNANVIIAEAGKSKQLSDADKNSFLGQALFFRAYSYNILANLFGGVPIELNELSAPRYDYTRASRDSVYLQCKKDLQQAITLLSDINQVPDGTVNKQIAKHVLTEVLISLKDYDGAIQSATDVISFPGVSLMTGRFGRRANLQGDVYRDLFEYNNQNYSTGNHEGLLVIQTTLNNSASVGDQTAWAVVPSLTGVRIVESVTKTKMSVLFNAKFVDSTSSNGIGWIRPTSHFFYEIWTPGDIRNSPNNIVRDIRISGVPSTSPDYGKWYVKDGYKDKVQPADYRDTIRNFYPVIRKTSPSAGDFVAVAGPSVLTNTTNPFGGILLNGASRLFMQKYMARLAETYLLRAEAYLKKGDNQKAADDINVIRNRAQATPATAAEMNIDYILDERLRELYMEEFRAVTLTRMGLLYDRDKRYNPKSGLSIETYHNLWPIPSTEITQNTGAVLTQNTGYTN comes from the coding sequence ATGAAAAAAAGATTCCTCTTATATATTATTGGCATCGGTGCAGTATTATCTTCCTGCAGCAAAAGCTTCCTGGACGAAGATCCTTTATCTATCTATACACCGGACAACTCGCTCCAGACATCTACACAATACCAGCAGGCTACCAATAACCTGTACAATGGTGTAAGAAATATCTTTATGGGCAATATCAACCTGGACACATATTTCGGGCTGTATTACGCGACAGATTTTGCCTATAATGCCACCGACTATGATCCTGCTGCCAAACTGAATGCCTATAAAGCGACCATGGTGCCCAGCTATTTTATTCCCCAGGGCATCTGGACAGCCTATTACAAGATCATCACGAATGCAAACGTTATCATTGCTGAAGCCGGCAAATCCAAGCAGCTGAGTGATGCAGATAAAAATAGTTTTCTCGGACAGGCATTGTTCTTCAGGGCCTATTCCTATAATATCCTGGCCAATCTCTTTGGTGGTGTACCGATAGAGCTAAACGAACTTTCCGCGCCGCGCTATGATTATACGCGCGCCAGCAGGGATTCTGTTTATCTCCAGTGCAAAAAAGACCTGCAGCAGGCCATTACTTTATTGTCTGACATCAACCAGGTACCGGATGGAACTGTCAACAAACAAATCGCCAAACATGTGCTGACAGAAGTACTGATCTCTTTAAAAGATTATGATGGCGCCATCCAGAGCGCAACGGATGTCATCAGCTTTCCTGGCGTGTCGCTGATGACCGGCAGGTTTGGAAGAAGAGCTAATTTACAGGGAGATGTTTACCGCGATCTGTTTGAATACAATAACCAGAACTACAGTACCGGCAACCACGAAGGACTGCTGGTCATTCAAACTACGCTGAACAACTCCGCCTCCGTTGGCGACCAGACCGCCTGGGCAGTGGTTCCCAGCTTAACAGGGGTAAGAATTGTGGAATCGGTTACCAAAACTAAGATGTCGGTGCTCTTCAATGCTAAATTTGTAGACAGTACTTCTTCCAATGGTATTGGCTGGATAAGACCTACCTCGCATTTTTTCTATGAGATCTGGACACCGGGAGATATCCGCAATTCTCCCAATAATATAGTAAGAGATATCCGCATTTCCGGTGTACCATCCACTTCTCCAGACTATGGCAAATGGTACGTAAAAGATGGCTACAAGGATAAAGTACAACCGGCAGATTACAGGGATACTATCCGTAATTTCTATCCGGTGATCAGGAAAACGTCGCCATCAGCAGGAGACTTCGTTGCTGTTGCCGGACCTTCTGTGCTGACCAATACCACCAATCCTTTCGGCGGTATATTATTGAATGGCGCTTCCCGGTTGTTTATGCAGAAGTATATGGCACGACTGGCAGAAACCTACCTATTAAGGGCAGAAGCCTATCTTAAAAAAGGCGATAACCAGAAAGCAGCAGATGATATCAACGTTATCCGTAACAGGGCACAAGCCACACCAGCTACCGCCGCTGAAATGAATATCGACTATATCCTGGATGAGCGTCTCCGTGAGTTGTATATGGAAGAATTCAGGGCGGTAACCCTTACCAGGATGGGCCTGCTCTATGACCGTGATAAAAGGTACAATCCTAAATCCGGTTTGTCCATAGAGACCTACCACAACCTCTGGCCTATTCCTTCTACCGAGATCACCCAGAATACCGGTGCCGTGCTGACGCAGAATACCGGCTACACCAACTAA
- a CDS encoding 6-bladed beta-propeller, whose amino-acid sequence MERRKFIQSSALVAASFYISRDLFARPKGPVYGHQGMRYTLDTSWGNLDSSRHPVKDCHEMVQDKKGRIILLTNETKNNILIYNKSGKLLEYWGHEFPGAHGLTLSNENGTEYLFITDTDKHQVYKTTMDGKILMTIDYPVETGFYKKKEEFVPTETTIADNGDIYIADGYGAQYIMHYDRNGKLLHTFGGRGEGDAHLDNAHGICIDKRNGAPTLLITDRTRNCFKRFSMDGQLQEVIALPGACVCRPVIKGDHLYAAVLRSPDMNISGSGFVTILDKNNRVVSNIGGTAPVYNGQQLQPMQQAEKIFVHPHDVCVDNDENLYVAQWAAGKVYPYKLRRV is encoded by the coding sequence ATGGAGAGAAGAAAATTCATACAGTCGTCAGCGTTAGTTGCTGCATCATTCTATATTTCCCGCGACCTCTTTGCGCGTCCGAAAGGCCCTGTTTACGGCCACCAGGGCATGCGCTACACACTGGACACCAGCTGGGGAAACCTCGACAGCAGCCGCCATCCGGTGAAAGACTGCCACGAGATGGTACAGGACAAAAAAGGCCGCATCATCCTGCTCACCAATGAAACAAAAAACAACATCCTCATCTACAATAAATCCGGTAAACTACTGGAATACTGGGGACATGAATTTCCCGGTGCACACGGACTAACGCTCAGCAACGAAAATGGCACAGAGTACCTGTTCATCACCGATACAGATAAACACCAGGTGTATAAAACCACGATGGACGGGAAAATCCTGATGACCATCGACTATCCCGTCGAAACAGGTTTCTACAAAAAGAAAGAAGAATTTGTACCGACAGAAACGACGATAGCCGACAACGGCGACATTTACATCGCCGATGGCTATGGCGCGCAATACATCATGCATTACGACCGCAATGGCAAGCTGCTGCATACTTTCGGTGGAAGAGGCGAAGGAGATGCACACCTGGATAATGCCCATGGCATCTGCATCGACAAGCGCAACGGCGCTCCTACCCTGCTTATCACCGACCGTACCCGTAACTGCTTCAAGCGTTTCAGCATGGATGGACAATTACAGGAAGTAATAGCATTGCCAGGTGCATGTGTTTGCCGGCCGGTGATCAAAGGCGATCATCTGTACGCTGCCGTATTACGCTCTCCTGATATGAATATCAGCGGCAGCGGTTTTGTTACCATTCTCGACAAAAACAACCGTGTGGTATCCAACATAGGCGGTACTGCGCCGGTATATAACGGACAGCAGCTGCAACCGATGCAACAGGCGGAAAAAATCTTTGTTCATCCGCATGACGTATGCGTGGATAATGATGAAAACCTTTACGTGGCACAATGGGCCGCCGGTAAAGTGTATCCATATAAACTCAGGAGGGTATGA